The Dysidea avara chromosome 13, odDysAvar1.4, whole genome shotgun sequence genome includes a region encoding these proteins:
- the LOC136243309 gene encoding WSCD family member AAEL009094-like, whose product MAILVRYVTLGTLFSLLITLVVYEADIRTEKSRGLRAVAIYARGISSFPAPNSDPNPEDQPRDGSRRLTQLTQSKVTESIIVTHVGLENLMQASQHQFLQCAGASVSHNDFVNKSNAIQFPLTHQPCKKMSFQHDGPIVALGSYPGSGNSWVRQLLEAATGIYTGAIYCDHSYVRAGMIGEGIQTGNVIAVKTHRQPPSVLPLTKADKAIYIIRNPFECIAAEWARNHKGKSKLNKHIAEATKETYDNDEWDATVKKLAKKWLQHVKTWLTTRGIPTLVVEYDDLKMNTYGELKRMLDFIGYPYTDDDILCATKPSSSDSFRRNHTKQFDPYSPAMKQYVNGIILQLNMALEKNSISLHHL is encoded by the exons ATGGCGATACTTGTGAGATATGTCACCCTTGGAACACTGTTCTCCTTGCTTATTACTCTAGTTGTTTATGAAGCTGATATCCGCACTGAGAAATCGAGAGGTTTACGCGCTGTGGCTATTTATGCACGAGGGATTTCCTCTTTCCCTGCCCCCAATAGCGACCCCAATCCTGAAGATCAACCTCGAGATGGAAGCAGACGATTAACTCAGCTTACACAGTCAAAAGTAACTGAAAGTATCATTGTGACTCATGTTGGATTGGAGAACTTAATGCAAGCTTCTCAGCATCAGTTTTTGCAGTGTGCTGGAGCAAGTGTGTCACATAATGATTTCGTCAACAAGAGTAATGCTATCCAGTTTCCTTTAACACATCAGCCATGCAAGAAGATGTCATTTCAGCATGATGGTCCAATTGTTGCTCTAGGTAGCTATCCTGGGTCAGGTAACTCATGGGTCAGACAGCTACTTGAAGCAGCCACAGGCATCTACACTGGGGCCATATACTGTGATCATTCTTATGTTAGAGCAGGAATGATTGGTGAAGGTATTCAGACAGGAAACGTAATAGCCGTTAAGACTCATAGACAACCTCCATCAGTTTTACCATTGACTAAAGCAGACAAAGCAATATACATAATTAGGAATCCTTTTGAATGTATTGCTGCAGAATGGGCTAGGAATCACAAGGGAAAATCAAAACTCAACAAGCACATAGCAGAAGCAACTAAAGAGACATATG ATAATGATGAGTGGGATGCTACAGTCAAGAAAttagctaagaaatggctgcagcatGTGAAGACATGGTTGACAACAAGGGGCATACCCACACTTGTGGTAGAGTATGATGATTTGAAAATGAACACATATGGGGAATTGAAGAGGATGTTAGACTTCATAGGGTACCCATACACTGATGATGACATACTATGTGCAACCAAGCCATCTTCAAGTGATTCCTTCCGTAGAAACCACACCAAACAATTTGACCCATACAGTCCAGCTATGAAACAGTATGTGAATGGGATAATACTACAGTTGAACATGGCATTGGAGAAGAACAGCATTTCTTTGCATCATCTTTAA